ATTACTGAGAGAGCGGTGTTAATGTCTCGAACTATGATTGTTGATTTATCCTTTGCTCCTTATAGttttgtcaatatttgctttatgcatTTTGACACTTGTTTTTAgctcttttatatacatttttaggattgttatgtcttcttgatgaACTGACCATTTTACCATTGTGAAATATCTCCCTTTATTTCAAGTAATGTGTTTGTCTTGAAGTCTACTTTTTCTGATGTTAATATAGGAACATCACCCTTCCTGTGCTTGCTGTTTTGCATGGTGTGGTGGGCAGCCTTTAAGATGGCCCCCAATAATCCTTGTGTCAGTATTTTCACCTTTGTGTAATCCCCTTCCCTAGAATATCCACTGGATTTAGTGATTCAGTACTGACAAGTTTCGTAGAATGCAGCATAGTTATGGAATATCAATTGtgatattaaattaaaaaggacTACAgcaccactacacacctattagatcTAGGCCAGAATCCGgaagactgacaataccaagtgctgatgaggctgtggagaaacaggaactcccATTTATTGTTTGTGGGAATtaaaaatggtgtagccactttAGAAGACAGTTTGACTATTCCTTGCAAAACCATTCAATCTACCAGTTGCACTCCTTGGTATGTAACCCAAAAAGtcgaaaacttatgtccacacaaaaagctgcacacagatgtttatagtagctatattcataattgccaaaaattgAAAGCAACCAAGACGTCTTtcagtaagtgaatgaataaataaactgtggtacatttagacaatggaataatatccagtgctaaaaagaaatgagttatcaagccatgaaaagacgtggaggaaatgtaaatataattactaattgaaagaagccaatcttaaAAGGCTACATGTATGATTCCCACTATATGACATTGTGGAAAATGCAAAACTAGGGAAGAAGTAAAGAAGATCAGTGGTTGGTAGGggtcaggggagggagggataaaTAGGTGGAGTACAGAGGATTTTTTAGGGCCGTGAGACTACTCTGTACAATACTACAATGGTGGACACATGTTGTTATATATTTGTCCAAATCCATGGAATGCACAATACCAAGAGTGAATCTTAATGTAAATTacagactttgggtgataatggtATGCCAATGTAGGCATTCTGCTTGATTTTGCAGTGAACCTAATattgctgtaaaaaataaaatcaatttttaaaaaatgacagctttttgTTGGGTATTCTCTATCTCACTCTCTTGTCCTGGGGAGTGAGCTTAGAACAAAATTTCCCCCAGTTGAAGCAgaaaaaacagtgaaataaatgtttgtcattTTTAGCTGCTAAATTTGGGGGATAATTTGTCCTGCAGTTATATATAACTAATATACATGATATATCTACATCTTTTTCTACCCTTCTGTTTTCAgattatgttttctctttttaatccaGACTGACAATTTCTGCCTCTAACTGGattgtttagtccatttacatttaatgtagttACTAATATTACAGGGGTTGAATTTAAATCTACCATTTTGGTATATGATTTCTATCTGTCCCATCTGATTGTTGTTCACCTGtgtctttcttcctgttttcccTTGGTGAATGCAGTAATTTTTAGTATTCCATTTAGTATAAGTGtacatatttttagtatttcttttttatctcctCCATTAACCTTTTCTGTGTCTTGTGTGAGTTCGTGTGGTTTTTCTAGAAATTGCAATATACATCCTTGACATATATATTGTCTCGTGAAGGATGTAAGATATTCCAAAAGTGTAATTTCCTTAACCGACTTTCCTGGCCCTTATGTtcttgtcatatattttatttctatgtataaCACTATAATACATATATTGTTATTAGTTTTGCTTTAGTTAgtagtgcttttatttatttttattgtcttatttttaatcttgatttttaaaataaaatttaccatctttactATGTTTAAGTGTTAGTTGAATAGTGTTAAGTATAGCCACATAAGTCAGTATACAGTTTTAAACAatgtatataacaatatatattaaacataggaattttggactgaatgtttgtatccctcCCTCCCAATttctgtgttgaaatcctaacccccttatgatggtattaagaggcTGGGGCTTTGAGAGATCATTAGGTCATGGAGGTGGAGACTTcacgaatgggattagtgcccttataaaaggaaccccagagagctctctagCTCTCCTTCTGCCATATAAAGATACAATGAGAAGTCAGCTGTCTGTGGCCCAGAAGAGCCCTCATCAGACCCTGACCAGGCTGGCATCctaatctcagacttccagcctttagaattgtaggaaataaatttctgttgtttataagctacacagtctatggtattctgttacaggaGCCCAAACTAACTAAGGCtatattatgcatatatttaagatcttttatatttacccacataTCTTTCTTCTCTAgtgtttttcattccttttccaaGATCTGTTCTTCTATTTGGCATCATTTTCCTTCACCTAAAGAACTTATTTTAGTATTACTTATAATGCAGTTCTGCTGGAGACAAATTATCTTATCAAGTTGGGTAAAAAGTTAGTAATTGTTTCCCTCCCTGCTAACTTGAGGAATTTAACAATTTTTGATAACCAAAGTCCCCTGGCATCTCTCTTCCCAGTATTTATTATTGAAATCTGAGATTTTAAAGCtcaaataatgtaatttaaagtattatttttatattttctttcaagatCAGTTTGGACGTTTGCTTTTGGTTTGTAATCAAATTTAGAATTATTTGGACGTATTTGGTGCtcattttatacaatttttctaGATAATTGAGTCTTTAATTTTGATTCATCTGTCAACTGAATAGATCTTCAAATATTAGTTTCAAGAAGAACGTACAGTGACGTGTTTTCTAAGTCCATGCatatatgagaatatattttGTCACTCTTACACATGAACAAAAtcataaaattgtttaaatattgcCCCATTTTTTTCTGACATGTAGTAAGAAGTTGAGAGAggctattctattttttttgagacaggttcttgctctgtcacccacactggagtgcagtggtgagatctcactgtagccttgacctcctgggctcaggtgatttcccacctgagcctcctgagtaactgggactacaggtccacactgtcatagctggctaattttttgtagagatgggagttttgctctgttgcccaggctggtgagaGCCCATTTTCATATGCATTTTAACCTGTATACCCCTGACTTAGAATTTTATATTGGCTATAGCCTTCAAAGTGGGGCTGTAttcttcaatataaaaataatttcataggtcttttttttctgttgactaTGTGATTCCACGGAATGAAATTGATATTAACTAGAAACAATTGCAGCTATGACAATTCGGACAATACCTAAAGTTATTTAGTAAGGAAGGAAATTCCCAGGATTTGTAGAATCTCAGGGAAactttgtaataaataaataaataaatagataaataaataaataaataaacaaatgaatgaataaataaatcttcaGTCACTGTTCGACAACACACCTTTCCAAAGTCCAAATCATCTGTCAAGAAGGCTTTTGAAACTTTGTTCTCACTTTCTGTATCCACCACCAgcctttccatctcattcaaaaatAAACCCTTACAATCTAGCAGGATAGTAAAAGCATTACTTATCTCACACCTGCAATGTCAGCTTGGAACAACTGGCTCTTGAGACACTGTCCCCTCCCAATCACTCTGTTGGAAATTGCATTTTTGGCAGTAAATTTCTGCATTCTTACCCTTATCCTTGTGCTAGATCCTGTGGctttaattattttgagaatgATAGTGATCCTGTGCAACTCATGTCTTTCCTGCATCTTCAAGTAGCTTTATCAACCTACAACCTATTTCCTTCAAGACGATTTCTTCTTTATCTGAAGCTTTTTCTTGTGCTAAAGGCTGCCAAAGACATATGTACTGTCTCCTGTTCTTCTACCTCTGCATTTAAATACCACTCATTttaaattagctggccatggtgttGCACACCCGtattcccagctgctggggaggctgaggagagaggatcacttgagcttgggagatcgaggctacagtgagctgtggtcacattcCAGACTGGCTggcagagtgacactctgtctcaaaaataataataaataataataaaaataaataaccctcATTTTTGCAACTATCCAAAAAAGTCGTAAGAAAGTCAAACACTAAGATACAACTACTCAAGCTTATACCATGAACAGAGGAAAATGAGCTCTTTCCTTAAGAAATTGTAGAAGCTGCATTACTTAACCTATGGTTCCTGGAACTTGGAATGCATAGCTTAGGCTTGTGGTCCCTGGACTAGCAGTTTTGACAACATGTGGGAGCTTTTAGAAACGCAGGCTCTCAGGCCCCACTAGCTACCTACAGAATCAGAACCTTCACTATAAGATCTGCTAAGGGTGTATGCACATTACAGTAGAAGAAGCACTGGTGTCTGGAGCAGGGCTTCCCTCCAAGTATGCCAGGGCATACACACAGGTGGATGGGAATCAGTTGCAGGCATGCTGTCCAAGCTGTTTTCCTTGGCCCTCTGGACAGCAGGTGGGGCCTGAAGCACCTCCTGGTTGCCTCTGTAGAGAGTggctcctcctcttttttttttttttgtattatactttaagttctagggtacatgtgcacaacgtgcaggtttgttacatatatatacatgtgccatgttggtgtgctgcacctattaactcgttaCTTACGtcgggtatatctcctaatgctatccctccccgctcccaccaccccgcaacaggccccggtgtgtgatgttccccaccctatgtccaagtgttctcgttgttcagttcccacctatgagtgagaacatgtggtgatggtttccagcttcatctatgtccctacaaaggacatgaactcatcctttttatggctgcaaactattccatggtgtatatgtgccatgttttcttaatccagtctatcattgttggacatttgggttggttccaagtctttgctattgtgaatagtgccacaataaacatgtgtgtgcatgtgtcttcatagcagcatgatttataatcctttgggtacatacccagtaataggaAGGCTGGGTCAagtgatatttctagttctaggtccctgaggaattgccacgctgacttccacaatggttgaactagtttacagtcccaccaacagtgtaaaagtgttcctatttctccacatcctctccagcacctgttgtttcctgactttttaatgatcaccattctaactggtgtgggatggtatctcattgtggttttgatttgcatttctctgatggccagtgatgatgagcattttttcatgtgttttttggctgcataaatgtcttcttttgagaagtgtctgttcactttttgatggggttgtttgtttttttcttgtaaatttgtttaagttcattgtagattctggatattagccctttgtcaaatgagtaggttgcaaaaattttctcccattctgtaggttgcctgttcactctgatggtagtttcttttgctgtgcagaagctcttgagtttaattagatcccatttgtcaattttggcttttgttgccattgcttttggtgttttagacatgaaatccttgcccatgcctatgtcctgaagggtattgcctagattttcttctagggtttttatggtttgagatctaacatttaagtctttaatccatcttgaattaacttttgcataaggtgtaaggaagggatccagtttcagctttctacatatggctagccagttttcccagcaccatttattaaatagggaatcctttccctatttcttgtttttgtcaggtttgtcaaagatcagatggttgtagatgtgtggtattatttctgagggctctgttctgttccattgttctatatttctgttttggtacgagtacaatgctgttttggttactgtagccttgtaatatagtttgaagtcaggtagcctgctCCTCTTAACCTCAGCATACCTGACAGAAGAAAGCTTAGGTCCCTGTGGAGGTGGCAGTTCTCTGAGGTAAATGCTCTCTGTGCAAAGACCTCcaattctatttaaaaagatgtttgtATGTTGTCCAAAACTAGACACAGTTGTGCCAAATGTGTTCCACAAACTAGTGAACCACCTCTATTCCAAAGCATCTCTGGACTTTCATGGCTTGCAAAAGGATATTGATATGCTTTTTCAAAACCAGGATCTTGATGATCATGATGATTGTTTCAGTGATACCTAGGAAACATTCCCGCCTCTTACAAGGATGCCTCTCTCTTAAATAGGTGCTCTTGCCACCTTACATCCCCAGGAAAATTCACAGGGCAGGTTAAGAAACCTTCAACTAGCTATTTCCTCAATTGTAAACATTTCTACTCACAGGTCTCAGAGCACTTAAAACTCGGTGTGTCCAAAACAGAGCTACGACCTGCTCCAGATCTGCTTTATTTCTGGTATTCTTAGCTCCTTGAATGGCACCATCATATAATAAATTGGACAAGCCAGAACCTGGAAGTCAATCTTGTCCTTTCCCTCTCTGTCATGTTCCATATCTAACTTAACATCAAGCTCTGTCCATTTTACTTCATGACTTACTCCGTAACCCATTTCTTCCCGTGTTTACCATCACCTGATCCCAGCTACCCCTGTCTCCTTCCTGACTGGCCTCCCACTGCCACTCTTGCCCTCCACTCAATTCTTCTCTGCTCTGCAGCCCAAGTGACCCTTTCAAAATGTAAATCTGATCACGTCACTCTCCTCCTTAGTGCTCCCTAGTGACTCTCCAGAGCTTTTGGAATGAAAAGCAAAATTCCTGTCATGGTCCACAAAGCCCTGCCTAGTCTGGCTCCTGCCAACCTGTTTCCCCACAATCCAGCCACGTTGGCTCTCTCCTCCTGTGTTTCCTGACACCACATGGCCTTTGCACTTGCGGTTTCCTCTTACTGGAATTTCCTCCCGCCCTCCCTGCTTGCTTCAGTCTGGTTAACTCCTACTTATTGATCCTCTATATCTCTGCTTGCCCAACTCCTTTTTGGAGGAGCTTTTCCTGAGTCTCTAGGTCAAGGGGAGCTCCCAACATCTCCCCATTAGTGCCACgctcctttccttccttgcttGTCAGTTTTAATTTCCACTTCTGTTAGTGATCACTGGGTTAATGCTTTCTGCCACCACCCACTCGTCTACAATCTCCATGAGGTTAGAATCTGTTTCTCATTTGTTCATCCTTGAGTCACCAGTGCCCAGCCTATTTCCTGTAACGTAATAGAGGTTCAAAACATATttggaaaatacataaatactcACATTTTGCTTTTCAGACTTTTCCTCCTAGAATATCATTCACCTGATTCGGGTGTGGGGTGTGGTCTGTATCAAATGTGCACTAATGATTATTCCTTGCCCATGCAATTCTCACAGTGACCTCCAAGCTTACTTAGCCTTGATTTCCTTGACCTGTTTTGATGGTTCTTTCTTGGGAGAGCCTGCAGGAACTTCTGAGGATGGGGCTTTGGGGATGTGAGGACAATGAAAAACAGCTTGTCAGGGGGATTCTGATGCACTGCCGGCCTTGCCCTTGCCGAGACAGGGCAGGAGGAACCACCTCTAAATCTCAGGATAGTTCTCCTGGAATGTGGGAAGACGTTCTCAGAAAGGGTTCTTCCCGGGGCCCTCCTCTTCATCCtttcttgcctccctccctccctccccatacCCCTCAGGCATATATAGATGCATATTTACAGAGGACAgggctgcctcttttttttttgcatattgattcaTTTGAAAGGGTAGATCTTTAGAACTAAAGAAATGGCCACACCGCTGTTAGCTTTCTGCAAAACAGCATAGCACTTTCCCGGTGTGTGTTTATTACCTACCTGATGAGCTAAACGTGAGGCAAAGTGATAATTGGCTGGGTCTCTGGTGAGTCCATTTCCCTGCATTGCCCCGAGGTGTATGCAGGCTTTACGCAGCTACCTTGGCAACTGACTTCCCCAATGTTTGCTGCATGTCCAAGGACAAGCAGGGATCTATGACACTGGGTGTTTCTAGCAAATTTCCCTCTCAAATTGGCACATTCTCTGTGAGCTTTGGAGACTTCACAGTGTGGCTCACAGTTTGGGAACAATTTGCATCATCATCTGACTGGCAAGTTCTAGTTCTGTGGTAACTCACGTGTTTCAAATAGCTTAATATGCAATAGGGCACGGAGGTTCGTTCTGCTTCGGTTGTAATCAAACACACATTTCCACAATGTTCCCGTTATACAGGATCATCCCGAAACACATCCCCCAAAACACTATGTTGTCACTACTCTACCTTTTGGTATACACTTCATTATTATTCCTATGTGCAGATAGGTTACTTAAGTTTTTCTGTTGTAGATTAGTTTGTCTATTCAAATACATGTTTCTTACACatttctacagtttttttttgttgttattcttaGTGTTCTGTGAAATCTTCCATGTTGTATCAAGGCTGGGTGGTAGCTTTGTAACTAGTTTCCCACCTTAGAATGACTGTCTGCTTTGTCCAGGACTGCAAGGGGGACTTAGAATATGGGatttttcagtgctaaaactagAAAAGTCTGAGACAAATCAGGACAAAGTGGTCACCCTGCTACCGTTCCTAGCCTTGATAAAGGAGCAGGTAGACCCAACCaaggataatttttgttttctatgtagATACCAGTTTAGTGGTTGGTAGGAATTCCCCCAAATCAACACCTTGCTAagcttatctctctctctctcttttaatataacagcttattgagatataactcacataccatacaattaaTGCACCCATTTAAATTGTGAAATTCCGTAGTTTTTAGTATActttcagagttgtgcaaccttcatcacaatcaattttacaacattttcataattctcaaaagaaatcctgtacccattagTAGCCACTCCCATTTCTCTCCAAATccctcagctcctggcaaccactggtctGCTTTCAGTCTCTGTagctttgccttttctggacatttcatataaatggactcaaacaatatgtggccttttggtTATGGTTTTTTTCATTTAGCCTGTGTcttcaaggtccatccatgttgtagcatgtgtcagaatttcatttctttttgttgccaaataatattccattgtatatgtatatcacattttatttacctattCAGAAGTTGACGGTTGCATTGTTTGCACCTTTTAGCTATTTATAAACATTCAttacaagtttttgtatggatatatgttttcatttctcttgggtatatacctagacaGATTTCCTGGGTCATGTAGTACTCTATATTTAACCttttaaggaactgccagactgttttccaaagtaactGAACTATTTTACATTGTCAGCAGCAGTGTATGTAGGTTCCAGTTTCTGcaaatccttgccaacacttggtattgtctgtcttttttattatagccatcatagttatgtgaagtggtatctcatggttttgatttgcatttctctgatgactgacaatgttgagcatcttttcatctgcTAATTGCTAAGCTCCTTAAATGGAAAATTATAGCAAGCATAAAGCATGTTTGCAAAGAAGTGATTACATTCTCTAGGATCAAGATTTTAAGTGAATATTTAAGATGCCCATGACTAGTGTCCACTCTCTCAAATCAAGTTTTGTTTAAACCATTGACTTTTCCTCATAACTAGGAATGGTCCCAGTGAAAGTCTCCCTCACTTGCTGGAATGTGGGGCCATCTCTGCTGTCTGTCAAGCCTTGATGCCCAAGTGGCCATTGTCTCCTGGAGTCTGCATCAGATGGTGGAGTGTGTGTTTCCTGAGTGTGTGTTTCCTGAGTGTGAGACTGGATCTGCTCCACAATGCTTTGCTGGTTAACTCCTTCCAAGAGTGCAATACCCAGGGGTCACTCCTACTCTTAGTGCTCTGGGGCCTGGGCCCTTAACACACTCAATGTTTCTTCCCCTTTCTCACTTATCTGATCTTCTgctacttctttctcttttgtccgCCCCTGCTCTCTGGTTTCTCTTGTGcactctattttatttaattttgatcatttgtttgtttgttcctttcttcctcctctaaCAAATTCAAATAAGATACAAGCCACTCTGTCCCATCTCCTGCCcttgccttctttctttcattcttttattaactgatttttctcTCGAGAATCAccactgggccaggtgtggtggtgactcatacctgtaattccagcagtttgagaggctgaggcaggaggatcacttgaggccagaagttcgagaccagcctgggcaacatagggagaccctgtctctataaaacataaaaaaactagcctggtgtggtggtgcaagcctgtaatctcagtgctttgggaggctgaggtgggaggatcccttgagcccaggaatttgaggctgcagtgagctgtgatggcgccactgcgctccatccTATGCAACAgaacaggaccctgtctctagaaacaaaacaaaacaaaaaacccaaaacatgcCATTGATTTGGCAGAAAAGGACAGGGTTCCTGGCAAGGCTACCAAAAACATGATCTCTGTCAGAAAACATACTAGCTGCAATATTTGTTGGAATCTGAGAatgggaaatgtagttttcttCTCTCCAGGAGTGCCCTGTTCACAGCTGTGGGATAATGATCAATAGTTCCTAAAAATGTCTATGGATGacctcaccactcttattcatcAGCAACTACTGCAAAGATAATGTTTCAGCATTTGAAACTCCTTATTATTAATACTTGTTCTGTATGGGTCAAGTAGCCACTAACTCACAGTTTGGCACATGGATCAAGTATAATGATAACATATAAATACTAATAAATGAGCCAGTATAGTATAAGTGAGTACTGTACTAAGCAGTGAAGGAAGAATAATTTCATGGAGGGAAGTCCATGGTAGAAGCAGGCTGCTGGGTATTATCATCATTTTCACATACTATTCACTTTATAAAGAGATTTAACATAGCTCAGGGTAATATGGTCTCATTCAAATGCCAGAATGGCCCCTCaggtcttctttctctcctttccccataGAGGTGGCCCTAAGGATACACATCTGGGACAATACGGCCATTTTTAGCCTTGACCCAAGAGATCTGGGTTCCCCATGACTAGAGTGGAAAACAATGTTTGTGGGTttgtgtttttcagagtcaagggtccagagaaggaggagaagttgAGGCAGACAGTCAAGCAGGTGCTGAAGTGTGATGTGACTCAGAGCCAGCCGCTGGGGGCCATCCCCTTACCCCCAGCTGACTGCGTGCTCAGCACACTGTGTCTGGATGCTGCCTGCCCAGACCTCCCCACCTACCACAGGGCGCTCAGGAACCTCGGCAGCCTACTGAAGCCAGGGGGCTTCCTGGTGATCATGGATGCGCTGAAGAGCAGCTACTACATGATTGGTGAGCAGAAGTTCTCCAGCCTCCCCCTGGGCTGGGAGGCAGTAGAGGCTGCTGTGAAAGAGGCTGGCTACACAATCGAATGGTTTGAGGTGATCTCGCAAAGTTATTCTTCCACCATGGCCAACAACGAAGGACTTTTCTCCCTGGTGGGGAGGAAGCTGAGCAGACCCCTGTGATGCCTGTGACCTTAATTAAAGCAATTCCTTTGACCTGTCCAGTTGACTTCAGTTCTTGGTTCTAACTGCCAAGTCATGTGCTGAGTAGAGGCTCAGCGGTTGGGGCCCGATGGTTCATCTAGGATGGGACTGGAGAGGTCAGTCTACAAACAATCCATTGACCACTTACTTGGTGCTGCACACAAATGTTGGTGCTATGGGACCCAAAGATGAGCAGTTAGTATTCCAGCCTTCATTGCTTGTGTTTACAAAAGAAGACCTCACTTCCCTAAACATCTAGTTATGGCGGCTCAAGCCCGTACCTGTCTACAGAGAAGTGTCTGCAGTTACTCACTATTAGTTTCCTAAGGGGGCACTGCTGGCTCCTTCTCTCCCAGGAATGGGCTTCTCCTGTTCTTCAACTCTTGCCTTCTCCCTGGAGAGGCTACCAAACCCTGGCCTCTGCCGCTGTTCAGGCTGCCCTGTGGTTATAGCTGTT
The nucleotide sequence above comes from Symphalangus syndactylus isolate Jambi chromosome 3, NHGRI_mSymSyn1-v2.1_pri, whole genome shotgun sequence. Encoded proteins:
- the NNMT gene encoding nicotinamide N-methyltransferase isoform X1 — protein: MESAFTSKDTYLSHFNPRDYLEKYYKFGSRHSAESQILKHLLKNLFKIFCLDGVKGDLLIDIGSGPTIYQLLSACESFKEIIVTDYSDQNLQELEKWLKKEPEAFDWSPVVTYVCDLEGNRVKGPEKEEKLRQTVKQVLKCDVTQSQPLGAIPLPPADCVLSTLCLDAACPDLPTYHRALRNLGSLLKPGGFLVIMDALKSSYYMIGEQKFSSLPLGWEAVEAAVKEAGYTIEWFEVISQSYSSTMANNEGLFSLVGRKLSRPL